In Caldanaerobius fijiensis DSM 17918, the sequence AGCAGCCAATTGCGTAAGGATACACGCAAAAGAGTATGCTGATTTTTACTGCAAGAAGTACAATGAGGTTACCAAACACCAGCATAAGAGAGCCCTCGTCTTAACGGCACGTAAGCTTGTAAGACTGGTCTTTGCCTTGCTGAGCAAAGGCCAAATCTACCAACCGGGAGGTAATGGATAGATTTAGTAAATACATTTAACTGAATATCAGCTAAGTTTCCTTCCATTATTATCCAATATGTGGTGGGTTTATTAAGTGTTGCCTTTTTTAGAGTTTTTGAGGCCTTTATTTTTCAAGGTTCCAAAAAATTCTACTTGACATTACACCGCTTGTCTTTCACTTTTCCTCCTCTCACTTTTTAAAACACGCCTGCCGTGCAAGTTTCTCCAAATCCGCTTTAATCACTGGATCATTTTCCGCGTTGCTCACAATCTCCTCTATTATATTTCTCTGAAAGTCCTTTAATTGCAGCGAATAATAGACAAATTGCTCTTTTCTGCTGTCCTCTACCAGCCCATTGTCCCTGAGTTTTGCCAGATGCTTGGATACTTTAGGCTGTGGCAGCTCCAGAATATTGCATATATCGCATACACATAGCTTCTGTTTGTACAGCAGAACTATTATTCTGAGCCTGGTTTCATCTGATAATATTTTAAAAAAATCGACCAGATCTTTCACATATCTCACCTGCTTTAGTAATCGTTATATTCCTATATCGGTATATGCTCATTATATAATATGTCTAAACAATAGTCAAGAAAAAAAGCGCCCTTAATAAAGGACGCTTTTTATCTCATCGGGATGTATTTCTGCTTTAATAAAATTCCTGTTCTCGTCAACTAATGCGAATATGATCCTGCCATTATAGGCTTTTTTGTCACTGGTCAGCTTGTTCAACACCTCTTCAAAGGGAAAATCATCAAAGACCGTAGGCAGTCCCGCCTTTTTAATAAGTTTTAATATCTCATCGTAAAATTGTTGGGATATCATCTTGCGGTTTAAAGCGATCTTTGACGCATAAACCATGCCTATGGCTACCGCTTCGCCGTGGGTGTACTTTTTGTAGTCCGTTAAAGCCTCCAGGGCATGTCCCAGGGTGTGACCAAAATTCAGGACCGCTCTTAAGCCCTGCTCCGTTTCATCCTGGCCCACTATCTCTGCTTTTATCTCGCAGGAGCGCTTTATAGCGTACTTTAATGCCTCCATGTCCAATGCCAGCAAATCCTCCATATGGATATCCAGCCACTGGAAGAATCCCTTATCCCTTATAACGCCGTACTTTATCACTTCAGCCAAACCTGTCTTTAGTTCCCGCTCTGGAAGGGTTTTTAATGTCTTTACATCCACTATTACCGCCCTGGGCTGATGAAAAGCTCCTACGATATTTTTGGCCTCTGGAAGGTTTACAGCCACTTTCCCGCCTACACTGCTATCTACCTGAGCAAGCAATGTGGTAGGTATCTGTACAAAATCAATCCCTCTCATATAGGTCGCCGCCACAAAACCTGATATGTCTCCTACCACTCCCCCACCCAGCGCTGCAATACATGAGGTCCTGTCCAGGCCATATTTTAGCGCTTGCTGCAGCAGGCCTTTGGCAGTTTCCATGGTTTTACTCTCTTCACCGGCTGGTATGACAGATGTCACCACTTCATAGCCCTGCGATTCAAGAGAACGACATATATCTTTAAGGTAATACTTCTCCACATTGTCATCAGTTATCACCATAAACTTCTTCGACTTTACGCATTCCGTCAACCTCTGCCCAGCCTCGTCTATATCGCAAAAAATTATCGGATAACTCCTTTTGCCCAACTCCACTATTAAATCCATATCATAACACTCCATGCTATATATCAAAAAACTCTTCTTCTACCACCATACATATGGCGTGATATACAGGAAGGTGATATTCCTGTATCTGTGGCGTATCAGCGCCGGGCACCACTATGGATACATCGCAAAAGTCCTTCATCTTGCCACCATCTCTCCCCGTAAGACCTATGGTTTTTAAGCCCATAGCCTTTGCCACCTTTACGGCGTAAAGGACATTTTTAGAGTTGCCCGACGTACTTATGCTAAGCAATACATCGCCGCTCTTCCCCAACCCATAAACCTGTTGTGCAAAGACCATCGCATCAGATACATCATTGATGAAAGCCGTTATAAGTGCTGATGATTCTACCAGGGCTATAGCCGGAAGTGCCCCCTGTAGATTATCTGCTATAAAACGCCCTTCATCCGGATACTTTTCTATAAGCGTGGATCTAAACTGCTCAGGGACACTCCGCTTTTTCATAAATCCCTTCATGAGTTCTCCCACTATGTGCAGGGCATCTGAAGCGCTGCCGCCATTGCCACATATAAGCAGCTTGCCCCCTGATCTATAGCACTCAATAATCATTTCGCATGCCTTTTTTATGTCATCCTCACAAGAAGCCAGAGCAGGATATCTGTTTATAAGGTCTTTTATGATGTGTTCGCCTTTCATCATATACCATCCTTTTATTAATAGTCCTTGTGCCTATGCTTCTTTACGCGTTCCCATTTGCCTTATATTGCTGTATTCGCTCATGGAGTAATAATTGACATCAAGGCCCTTTTGCATCTCTTGAAGTACATAGCAATACGCGCTGGCGGTATCCAGTGACGTCATACAAGGTACACCGTATTGGAGCGATGCCCTTCTCAGTTTAAATCCTGATGTCTTCGCATCTTTGCCTTTTGTAGGTATATTTATAATAAAATCTATAGAGCCCTCTCTGATCATATCTATTACCTTTTTCAGGCCATCACCTTCTTTTATGTCAAAACACTGAGATACTATACCACTCTTCTGAAGGGCCTTATGAGTATCTTTTGACGCAAATATATTATAACCCATTGAAACCAGCCTGGCAACAAGGGATACAGCTTCTTTTTTGCAGTTATCAGAAATGGATACAAAAATTTTTTTATTGACGGGGAAATCCATTTTTGCCCCTTTAAATGCCTTATAAAGCGCCGCTGCAAAATTGACATCAATCCCTAATGCCTCACCGGTGGATTTCATCTCAGGCCCCATGACCAGGTCGGCTCCTGACAATTTCTGATGGGAAAAAACGGGCGCCTTTATGACGTAATAATCCGGTTCTGGCCACAATCCGTCGGGATATCCCATCTCTTTTAGCGTCCTACCTAGAGCTACATTTACGGCTATGTTCACCATAGGCACTCCTGTGACCTTGCTCAGTATAGGAACGGTACGGGATGCCCGAGGGTTTACTTCTATGACGTATACCCTGCCGCCTTTTACCACATACTGGATATTTATTAGGCCTTTTACGTGAAGGGCCTTTGATATCTTCTTTGTGTACTCTACTATAAGGCTTTTTTCGTCTACCGTTAACGTCCTCGCAGGGTATACAGCAAAGCTGTCGCCGGAATGTACCCCCGCCCTCTCTACGTGTTCCATGATGCCTGCTATCAATGTGTTTTCGCCGTCGCTTATAGCGTCAATTTCCACTTCTTTGCCATCAATATACCTGTCTATGAGAATAGGTAGGCCTGGCGATATCCTCATGGCATTTTCCACATAGCTTATAAGCTCTTTTTCCCCTGACACCACCTCCATGGACTGTCCTCCTATTACATAGGAAGGCCTCACCAGCAGCGGATATCCCAACCTTTTAGCCACATCCAGCGCGCTTTCAACGCTGGTGGCATAATCTCCCGCAGACTGGGGAATATTCAGGCTTTTGAGAAACTCTGCAAACTTTTCCCTGTCTTCAGCGATATCGATGTACTTTTGTTGCGTGCCCAGGATAGTCACGCCTTCCTTGGCCAGTTCTTTGGCCAGATTAATCGCAGTCTGGCCGCCAAACTGCACCAGCACACCCATGGGTTTTTCTTTGTCCACAATATTCATTACGTCCTCAAAGGTCAACGGCTCAAAATACAGCTCATCGGCTGTATCAAAATCGGTACTTACCGTCTCGGGATTATTGTTTACGATGATGGCTCTCACGCCCGCTTCTTTTAAAGCCCATACGGCGTGAACTGAACAATAATCAAATTCTATGCCCTGGCCTATCCTGATGGGTCCTGAGCCTATTACCAGGACACAGGGCTCTTTTCTAACCGCCACATCGTCATCCTGCTCATAGGTTGAATAGTAATAGGGCGTAACCGACTCAAATTCCGCCGCACAGGTATCCACCGTCTTGTAAACAGGAACAATACCATGTTCTATTCTCTTGGACCTTATATCACTTTCGCTTACTCCCGCCAGTTCTGCTATCATCCTATCGGAAAATCCCATTTCCTTTGCCTTTTTAAGCACTGCCTCATCGTTCCATTTATCAGCTAAAACAGCCTCGTAATTTACGATATTCTGTATCTTATCCAGAAACCATATATCAATTCTGGTGATATCGTGTATACGCTCTATAGTCCAACCCCGCCTTAGGGCCTCTGCGATGTAGAATATGCGCATGTCATTGGGATAGCTCAATTTATAATATATTTCATCATCAGACCAATTGCCGCTGTCTTTCAACTTTAACCCGTAAGCCTTTATCTCAAGAGACCTTATCGCTTTCTGCAGAGATGCCTCAAAGGTCCTGTCTATGGCCATGACCTCGCCGGTTGCCTTCATCTGGGTACCTATGGTCCTATCAGCTGTATAGAATTTATCAAAAGGCCACCTGGGTATTTTTGTGACTACATAATCAAGAGCAGGTTCAAAGCACGCTGTGGTCTTGCCCGTCACAGGATTGGTTATCTCATCAAGGGTCAATCCCACGGCTATTTTAGCCGCCATTCTGGCAATGGGATACCCTGTTGCTTTTGATGCTAGAGCGCTGGAACGGCTCACCCTCGGATTTACTTCGATCACACAGTATTCAAAGCTTTTGGGATTTAAGGCAAACTGTATGTTGCACCCGCCTTCGATTTTAAGAGCCCTTATTATCTTTAAGCTGGCCGACCGCAACATCTGGTACTCCATGTCGGACAGCGTCTGAGAAGGTGCTACCACGATGCTGTCCCCTGTGTGAACGCCTATGGGATCCAAGTTTTCCATATTGCATATGGTTATACAGTTATCATTGCTATCCCTCATTACCTCATACTCGATTTCTTTCCACCCATAGAGGCTCTTTTCAATTAAGACCTCATGAACCATGCTCAATTTCAAGCCAACCGATACAATCTCTATAAACTCTTCCTCGGTGTAAGCTATACCCCCTCCTGTACCGCCAAGGGTGTAAGCAGGCCTTATTATAAGAGGGTATCCTACCTCATGGCTGAACTCAAGCGCTTCCTCCAGGCTGCGCACAATCCTGCCCGGTGCAATGGGCTCGCCCAGCTCATTCATAAGGTCATTAAACATCTGGCGGTCCTCTGCCTTCTTTATGGACTCAATGGATGTGCCTAAAAGCTTAACACCGAATCTGTCCAGCACCCCAGCTTCTTTTAATTCCACAGCCAGATTCAATCCAGTTTGACCTCCAAGGGTAGGCAGTATGCCGTCAGGTCTCTCTTTTTCTATGATTTTGGACATGGTATCCACATCCAGCGGTTCAATGTACACGCTGTCTGCTATGTTTTCATCGGTCATAATGGTAGCAGGATTGTTGTTGACCAGCACCACCTTTATAC encodes:
- the aroB gene encoding 3-dehydroquinate synthase translates to MDLIVELGKRSYPIIFCDIDEAGQRLTECVKSKKFMVITDDNVEKYYLKDICRSLESQGYEVVTSVIPAGEESKTMETAKGLLQQALKYGLDRTSCIAALGGGVVGDISGFVAATYMRGIDFVQIPTTLLAQVDSSVGGKVAVNLPEAKNIVGAFHQPRAVIVDVKTLKTLPERELKTGLAEVIKYGVIRDKGFFQWLDIHMEDLLALDMEALKYAIKRSCEIKAEIVGQDETEQGLRAVLNFGHTLGHALEALTDYKKYTHGEAVAIGMVYASKIALNRKMISQQFYDEILKLIKKAGLPTVFDDFPFEEVLNKLTSDKKAYNGRIIFALVDENRNFIKAEIHPDEIKSVLY
- the carB gene encoding carbamoyl-phosphate synthase (glutamine-hydrolyzing) large subunit yields the protein MPIKDGINKVLVIGSGPIVIGQAAEFDYSGTQACKALREEGIKVVLVNNNPATIMTDENIADSVYIEPLDVDTMSKIIEKERPDGILPTLGGQTGLNLAVELKEAGVLDRFGVKLLGTSIESIKKAEDRQMFNDLMNELGEPIAPGRIVRSLEEALEFSHEVGYPLIIRPAYTLGGTGGGIAYTEEEFIEIVSVGLKLSMVHEVLIEKSLYGWKEIEYEVMRDSNDNCITICNMENLDPIGVHTGDSIVVAPSQTLSDMEYQMLRSASLKIIRALKIEGGCNIQFALNPKSFEYCVIEVNPRVSRSSALASKATGYPIARMAAKIAVGLTLDEITNPVTGKTTACFEPALDYVVTKIPRWPFDKFYTADRTIGTQMKATGEVMAIDRTFEASLQKAIRSLEIKAYGLKLKDSGNWSDDEIYYKLSYPNDMRIFYIAEALRRGWTIERIHDITRIDIWFLDKIQNIVNYEAVLADKWNDEAVLKKAKEMGFSDRMIAELAGVSESDIRSKRIEHGIVPVYKTVDTCAAEFESVTPYYYSTYEQDDDVAVRKEPCVLVIGSGPIRIGQGIEFDYCSVHAVWALKEAGVRAIIVNNNPETVSTDFDTADELYFEPLTFEDVMNIVDKEKPMGVLVQFGGQTAINLAKELAKEGVTILGTQQKYIDIAEDREKFAEFLKSLNIPQSAGDYATSVESALDVAKRLGYPLLVRPSYVIGGQSMEVVSGEKELISYVENAMRISPGLPILIDRYIDGKEVEIDAISDGENTLIAGIMEHVERAGVHSGDSFAVYPARTLTVDEKSLIVEYTKKISKALHVKGLINIQYVVKGGRVYVIEVNPRASRTVPILSKVTGVPMVNIAVNVALGRTLKEMGYPDGLWPEPDYYVIKAPVFSHQKLSGADLVMGPEMKSTGEALGIDVNFAAALYKAFKGAKMDFPVNKKIFVSISDNCKKEAVSLVARLVSMGYNIFASKDTHKALQKSGIVSQCFDIKEGDGLKKVIDMIREGSIDFIINIPTKGKDAKTSGFKLRRASLQYGVPCMTSLDTASAYCYVLQEMQKGLDVNYYSMSEYSNIRQMGTRKEA
- a CDS encoding D-sedoheptulose-7-phosphate isomerase produces the protein MKGEHIIKDLINRYPALASCEDDIKKACEMIIECYRSGGKLLICGNGGSASDALHIVGELMKGFMKKRSVPEQFRSTLIEKYPDEGRFIADNLQGALPAIALVESSALITAFINDVSDAMVFAQQVYGLGKSGDVLLSISTSGNSKNVLYAVKVAKAMGLKTIGLTGRDGGKMKDFCDVSIVVPGADTPQIQEYHLPVYHAICMVVEEEFFDI
- a CDS encoding ArsR/SmtB family transcription factor, with product MKDLVDFFKILSDETRLRIIVLLYKQKLCVCDICNILELPQPKVSKHLAKLRDNGLVEDSRKEQFVYYSLQLKDFQRNIIEEIVSNAENDPVIKADLEKLARQACFKK